One stretch of Micromonospora echinospora DNA includes these proteins:
- a CDS encoding FAD-dependent monooxygenase produces the protein MRERFGDWHEPIPALLAATPPEAVLRTDLLHLDTPLPTYVQGRVALLGDAAHAMTPHLGQGAGQAIEDAVVLGAVCATGTADLAGALASYDRQRRPRSQAVARAALRTARYGQQLRNPVAVALRDTTIRLTPSKAALRGMARYADWQPPG, from the coding sequence GTGCGGGAGCGGTTCGGCGACTGGCACGAGCCGATCCCGGCGTTGCTGGCGGCCACGCCACCGGAGGCGGTGCTCCGGACGGATCTGCTGCACCTGGACACTCCGCTGCCGACCTACGTCCAGGGCCGGGTCGCGCTGCTCGGCGACGCCGCGCACGCGATGACGCCGCACCTGGGCCAGGGCGCGGGGCAGGCGATCGAGGACGCCGTGGTGCTGGGCGCCGTCTGCGCCACCGGCACGGCGGACCTGGCCGGCGCGCTGGCCTCGTACGACCGGCAGCGGCGACCGCGCAGCCAGGCGGTCGCGCGCGCGGCCCTGCGCACCGCCCGGTACGGCCAGCAACTGCGCAACCCGGTGGCGGTGGCCCTGCGCGACACGACGATCCGGCTGACCCCGTCGAAGGCGGCGCTGCGCGGCATGGCCCGGTACGCCGACTGGCAGCCGCCGGGCTGA
- a CDS encoding LppM family (lipo)protein yields the protein MNTRLRRSRAFRLAVCLALVAILSGCMQLNLGLTVNDDDTVSGQLLLTAPKSVLRQRNPDPAVAFAQLRPNIPSLPPGAESRYEDATSYGIQITYRKTPLAQFTSESVNLVRDDDLYRFSLPLDPKKYGGMVGQQDPRQQQAFMTLMAFEISVTFPGRVLDTNGTVTGRSVSWKVVANQPKPAELRAVAQAPPPPATSPAAVVTGNGSFPWLPVVGAVVVLLLVAAVAFVLLMRRRRSRGGPDATATTDPGGTTGAALGPGALTGPGASAGPAPATTGAPAAPDTPTRPAGPPA from the coding sequence ATGAATACGAGACTCCGCCGCAGCCGGGCATTCCGCCTCGCGGTGTGTCTCGCCCTCGTGGCGATATTGAGCGGCTGCATGCAGCTCAACCTCGGGCTGACCGTGAACGACGACGACACCGTCTCCGGCCAGCTCCTGCTCACCGCGCCGAAGTCCGTGCTCAGGCAACGCAACCCGGACCCGGCGGTCGCCTTCGCGCAACTGCGGCCGAACATTCCCTCACTTCCGCCCGGGGCGGAGAGCCGGTACGAGGACGCGACCTCGTACGGCATTCAGATCACGTACCGGAAAACGCCGCTGGCGCAATTCACGAGCGAAAGCGTGAATCTTGTTCGAGACGATGATCTGTATCGCTTCTCGCTCCCGCTGGACCCGAAGAAATACGGCGGGATGGTCGGGCAGCAGGATCCGCGCCAGCAGCAGGCTTTCATGACCCTGATGGCGTTCGAGATCTCGGTGACGTTCCCCGGCCGGGTGCTCGACACCAACGGCACGGTCACCGGGCGCTCGGTCAGCTGGAAGGTGGTCGCCAACCAGCCCAAGCCGGCCGAGCTGCGCGCCGTCGCCCAGGCGCCCCCGCCGCCGGCCACCAGCCCGGCCGCGGTGGTGACCGGGAACGGCTCCTTCCCCTGGCTGCCGGTCGTCGGCGCCGTGGTCGTCCTGCTGCTGGTCGCCGCCGTGGCGTTCGTGCTGCTGATGCGGCGACGGCGCTCCCGCGGCGGCCCGGACGCGACGGCCACCACCGACCCGGGCGGCACCACCGGCGCCGCCCTCGGCCCGGGCGCCCTCACCGGCCCGGGCGCGTCAGCCGGCCCCGCTCCGGCCACCACCGGCGCCCCGGCCGCACCCGACACGCCGACTCGACCCGCCGGTCCGCCGGCCTGA
- a CDS encoding glycine zipper family protein, whose amino-acid sequence MIFGILSAAVQVVFGAVLGQLAAGTVGLLVGAVVGLLLGAPFGWASASAGTYGPDPKGIFLFVVDHTWSLLNTFAGALFLALHLVFGHQLDRIVSAGSGRVNVIEGVSPRYATTIGTVCAGSSPGIQRHEDVHVFQARLLGPFYLPLVALNYVLFTIAPVWLLWHDHTNAPINRFTRYFEIGVYPHVWNEAIAYRIQGTPPR is encoded by the coding sequence ATGATCTTCGGCATCCTCAGCGCCGCCGTCCAGGTCGTCTTCGGCGCCGTACTCGGGCAACTCGCCGCCGGCACCGTCGGCCTGCTGGTCGGCGCGGTCGTCGGACTGCTCCTCGGCGCGCCCTTCGGCTGGGCGTCCGCCTCCGCCGGCACGTACGGCCCCGACCCGAAGGGGATCTTCCTCTTCGTGGTCGACCACACCTGGAGCCTGCTCAACACGTTCGCCGGGGCGCTCTTCCTAGCCCTGCACCTGGTCTTCGGCCACCAGCTCGACCGGATCGTCTCGGCCGGCAGCGGCCGGGTCAACGTGATCGAGGGCGTCTCCCCCCGGTACGCCACCACGATCGGCACCGTGTGCGCCGGATCCAGCCCGGGCATCCAGCGCCACGAGGACGTGCACGTGTTCCAGGCCCGGCTGCTCGGCCCGTTCTACCTGCCGCTGGTGGCGCTCAACTACGTGCTGTTCACCATCGCCCCGGTGTGGCTGCTCTGGCACGACCACACCAACGCGCCGATCAACCGGTTCACCCGCTACTTCGAAATCGGCGTCTACCCACACGTCTGGAACGAGGCCATCGCGTACCGGATCCAGGGGACGCCACCGCGATGA
- a CDS encoding carboxypeptidase-like regulatory domain-containing protein, producing the protein MTGAIEAAVEDVASWLTGAAGEPVPVGPPRDDPDGGLTVWPLELRPARQTAAGGAAREPYRFVVRLLVAGGGPAALAALDRVLAAATTAGRPELVLATGDPALWRALGVAPRPALLLDVPARIDRPVPAAPPVRHPLRLRQLGMRTLDGRVVGPQDQPLAAVRVELVGSAQATETDAAGRFRLAGVPHDPDSPDAPVRIRLIGAGRVHTAELDPDGDHLVVVRAPD; encoded by the coding sequence ATGACCGGAGCGATCGAGGCGGCCGTCGAGGACGTCGCGAGCTGGCTGACCGGAGCCGCGGGTGAGCCCGTACCGGTCGGTCCGCCGCGCGACGACCCCGACGGCGGCCTCACGGTCTGGCCGCTGGAGCTGCGGCCGGCCCGGCAGACCGCCGCCGGCGGCGCGGCGCGCGAGCCGTACCGGTTCGTGGTCCGGCTGCTGGTCGCGGGCGGCGGGCCGGCCGCCCTCGCGGCGCTGGACCGGGTGCTCGCCGCCGCCACCACGGCGGGCCGGCCGGAGCTGGTGCTCGCCACCGGCGACCCGGCGCTGTGGCGGGCACTCGGCGTGGCGCCCCGGCCGGCGTTGCTGCTGGACGTGCCGGCCCGCATCGACCGGCCGGTCCCGGCCGCGCCGCCGGTGCGGCACCCGCTGCGACTGCGGCAGCTCGGCATGCGCACGCTCGACGGCCGGGTGGTCGGCCCGCAGGACCAGCCGCTCGCCGCCGTCCGGGTGGAGCTGGTGGGCAGCGCCCAGGCCACCGAGACCGACGCCGCCGGCCGGTTCCGGCTGGCCGGCGTGCCGCACGACCCCGACTCGCCGGACGCTCCGGTGCGGATCCGGCTGATCGGCGCGGGCCGCGTCCACACCGCCGAACTCGACCCGGACGGCGACCACCTGGTCGTCGTCCGCGCCCCCGACTGA
- a CDS encoding phage tail sheath family protein: MPTYFSPGIYVEEVPSGARPIGPVGMSTAAFVGVAPNRTAHVGEVLAVNSWTEFLRLYADGEHLESTPLARAVFGFLDNGGTRCWVVNVGEGGRLTGTGGRRGGLELLEAIDEVSILAAPGYHDPVSHEALISMAERLRTMVAICDPPPEVTDVSRLTRVATPGKPPKPASAASTSTSDKPAEGTPGDADDEPPGTGGDRPRQSDFATFYFPWIRVRDPLSGDLVLTPPSGHVAGIWARTDALRGVHKAPANEPVRGAVDLAYRVTRPEHDVLNPKGVNVIRFFAGEGIRLWGARTLAAEASEWRYLNVRRLSISIEQAISNGTRWMVFEPNDFTLWRSIRRDIGAFLTRVWRDGALLGRTPEEAFFVKCDEETNPADVRDAGMVVAHIGIAVVKPAEFVVFKLSQWAGGTETETIGG, translated from the coding sequence ATGCCCACCTACTTCTCCCCCGGCATCTACGTCGAGGAGGTGCCCAGCGGGGCCCGCCCGATCGGACCGGTCGGCATGAGCACCGCCGCCTTCGTCGGGGTCGCGCCCAACCGGACCGCCCACGTCGGCGAGGTGCTGGCGGTGAACAGCTGGACCGAGTTCCTGCGGCTGTACGCCGACGGCGAGCACCTGGAGAGCACCCCGCTGGCCCGCGCCGTGTTCGGCTTCCTGGACAACGGCGGCACCCGCTGCTGGGTGGTGAACGTCGGCGAGGGCGGACGGCTCACCGGCACCGGCGGGCGGCGCGGCGGCCTGGAGCTGCTGGAGGCGATCGACGAGGTCTCCATCCTGGCCGCCCCCGGCTACCACGATCCGGTCTCGCACGAGGCGCTGATCAGCATGGCCGAGCGGCTGCGCACCATGGTGGCCATCTGCGACCCGCCGCCCGAGGTCACCGACGTCTCCCGGCTCACCCGGGTCGCCACCCCGGGCAAGCCGCCCAAGCCCGCGTCGGCCGCTTCGACCTCGACGTCCGACAAGCCCGCCGAGGGTACGCCGGGCGACGCCGACGACGAACCGCCCGGCACCGGCGGCGACCGGCCCCGGCAGTCGGACTTCGCCACCTTCTACTTCCCGTGGATCCGGGTCCGTGACCCGCTCAGCGGCGACCTCGTGCTCACCCCGCCGAGCGGGCACGTCGCGGGCATCTGGGCCCGCACCGACGCGCTGCGCGGCGTGCACAAGGCACCCGCCAACGAGCCGGTACGCGGCGCCGTCGACCTCGCGTACCGGGTCACCCGCCCTGAGCACGACGTGCTCAACCCCAAGGGCGTCAACGTGATCCGGTTCTTTGCCGGGGAGGGCATCCGGCTGTGGGGCGCCCGCACGCTCGCCGCCGAGGCCAGCGAGTGGCGCTACCTGAACGTGCGGCGGCTGTCCATCTCCATCGAGCAGGCCATCTCCAACGGCACCCGCTGGATGGTGTTCGAGCCGAACGACTTCACGCTGTGGCGCTCGATCCGCCGCGACATCGGCGCTTTCCTGACCCGGGTGTGGCGCGACGGCGCGCTGCTCGGCCGTACGCCCGAGGAGGCGTTCTTCGTCAAGTGCGACGAGGAGACCAACCCGGCCGACGTCCGCGACGCCGGAATGGTGGTGGCCCACATCGGCATCGCGGTGGTCAAGCCCGCGGAGTTCGTGGTGTTCAAGCTGAGCCAGTGGGCCGGCGGCACCGAGACCGAGACGATCGGAGGCTGA
- a CDS encoding phage tail protein: MPTTATPQPGAPVDPYRAYHFKLLINGVTNGHFTEVSGFEVAIPALSYREAGNERIRAVPGQVEYAPVTLHFGLTSSRELWDWVNAAAKGTVNRRNVSVVLLDPAGTAEVLRWNMINAWPTRWRGAHLNTLSQEIAIEALTLAYEGLELEAGGAAAPATA; the protein is encoded by the coding sequence ATGCCCACCACCGCGACGCCGCAGCCGGGAGCGCCCGTCGACCCGTACCGGGCCTACCACTTCAAGCTGCTGATCAACGGCGTCACCAACGGGCACTTCACCGAGGTCAGCGGCTTCGAGGTGGCGATACCGGCGCTGTCGTACCGGGAGGCGGGCAACGAACGCATCCGGGCCGTGCCCGGCCAGGTCGAGTACGCCCCGGTCACGCTCCACTTCGGCCTGACCAGCTCACGGGAGCTGTGGGACTGGGTGAACGCGGCGGCGAAGGGCACCGTCAACCGGCGCAACGTGTCGGTGGTGCTGCTGGACCCGGCCGGCACCGCCGAGGTTCTGCGCTGGAACATGATCAACGCCTGGCCGACCCGGTGGCGGGGCGCACACCTGAACACCCTGTCGCAGGAGATCGCCATCGAGGCGCTGACCCTGGCGTACGAGGGCCTGGAGCTGGAGGCCGGCGGTGCCGCCGCCCCGGCGACCGCGTGA